The Geoalkalibacter subterraneus genome contains the following window.
AAAATCGAGAACGGAGAAAAACTCACCGATGAAGACCTCGCGACCCTGCGACAGACAGCCTCCGAGGCGATCGCCGATCTTGTGATAGATTCTGAGAACCACAGCGAGGCTGAATAACGCCGCTGCCAGGGAGAGTGATTGGACATGCAGACCCTTCAGGACATGGAACGCAAGCTCAAGAGCGCTGACGATCTGCATACCGTCGTGCGAACCATGAAATCTTTGGCGGCCGTGAGCATTCGCCAGTACGAGGACGCGACCCGTTCCCTGGACCGGTATTTCGAGTCGGTGGAAATGGGACTCAGGGCGGCTTTGCGCACTCATCCGCTGGTAGGGAATCAGAAAGAACCGCATAAAACCCTGATCATTGTCTTCGGATCGGATCAGGGTATGGCCGGCCGCTTTAACGAAGCGATTGTTGAATTCGTACAGGCCGCCCGCCATGAAATGAAAATCAAGGATGATCGCCTGCTGACCTGGGTGATCGGTGCCAAAGCCCATGGTCTGATGGAAGATACGATCGGTAAAGTCAACCAGTTTTTCTCCCTTCCTCCCTCGGCCGAAGGCATCTCACCCAAAGTCCAGCAGATCCTTCTGCTTCTCGCTGAAATTCGCAAAAAGCATGGGGAACTTCGACTGATTCTGTTTCATAATCATCCTGCCGGGGGATCGTCCTATACCCAGCATCGGGTCAATCTGCTGCCGCCTGATCAAAAGTGGCTTAAGGATCTTGGCGGCCGGCAATGGGTTGACCGTCAGATCCCTCTCTACACCCTGCCCTGGGAGGAGCTGTTCGGCGCATTGATCGGCGAATACCTTTTTGTCGCCTTTTTTCGTGCCTTCGCATCATCAATGGCCGCTGAAAATGCCGCCCGCCTGGCGTCAATGCAGAGAGCCGAAAAAAATATCGAAGAGACCAAGGAAGAACTGACCCGGACCTTTCACACCCTGCGCCAGAATACGATCTCCGAAGAACTCTTTGATGTTATTTCCGGGTTCGAGGCCTTGAGCGAAACTTCAGAAGATTCGAGGTGAATGCTTCCATCCAATCTATCGATATCATCATGGAAAATCGCAACAGGAAGGATACCATGAACAGTAATCGTCCTATTATCTCTGCCAGTCAGTTTGACGCCGTCATTTTCGATATGGACGGTGTTGTCACCCAAACCGCCCATGTTCATGCCGCCGCCTGGAAAAAGATGTTCGACAGCTATCTGCAGCAGCGCTCCGAGCGCACCGGAGAGCAGTACGAGCCGTTCAGTGTCGAAGCGGACTACACCCGTTACGTCGACGGCAAGCCCCGCTATGACGGTGTGCGCGATTTCCTCAAATCGCGGGGAATTGAATTACCTGAGGGCGAATCAGGGGACGGCCCCGAAAAAGAGACCATTTGCGGCCTGGGCAATCGCAAAAACAGCTTTTTCCAGGAAGTCCTTGAAGAACAGGGGGCTCAGCGGTACGAGACCACTGTCGAGCTGATTGAGAAGCTAAAACGGGCCGGCATCAAGACGGCCATCATATCTGCTAGTAAAAACGCCCGCAAGGTTCTCAAGGCGGCCAACGCACATGACCTGTTCGATGCTCGGGTGGACGGCCTCGACGCGGAGGAAATGGGACTGCCCGGCAAACCGGCGCCGGATGTTTTTGTTGCCGCAGCCGAAAAGCTCGGCGCCGCGCCTGCACGTTCAGTGGTGGTTGAAGACTCCCAATCGGGGGTGCAGGCTGGACGGGCTGGCGGTTTCGGGCTGGTCATCGGCGTCGACCGCTCCAATCAGCGAGAGGAGCTGGCCCGCTATGCCGATGTGGTTGTCGAGGATCTGGCGGAAGTGAAAGTAGAAAAAAACAACCAGAGCTCCGAAAAAACAACCGACGATCTCCCCTGCGCCCTCGATCGTTTTAATGACGTGACCTGCCGTCTCAAAAACAGGCAGCCGGCGGTCTTCCTCGACTATGACGGGACCCTCACTCCCATCGTTGATCGCCCTGAAGATGCGGTCATCACCGAAGAGATGCGCCAGACGGTGCAGGATCTCGCCGATTATTGCACCGTCGCCATCGTCAGCGGCCGCGACCGCCGCGACGTGGAGCAGCTCGCCGGCGTCAAGCGGATTCATTATGCCGGAAGTCACGGGTTCGACATTGCCGACCCTGAGGGCCGAACCATGGAAAACCGCCAGGGCGAAGCCTTTCTGCCGGCCCTGGATCAGGCGGAAAAAGCTCTGCATGAGCGCCTCGATTCCCTTGAAGGCGCACAGGTGGAACGCAAAAAATTCGCCATCGCCGTCCATTTCCGGCGTGTGCCTGAATCACAGCATGCCCAGGTTGAACAGGCGGTGGACGAGGTGCTGGCGCAGAGCAAAGACCTGCGCAAAACCGGCGGCAAGATGATCCACGAGCTGCGCCCCGACATCGACTGGGATAAAGGTCGTGCGCTGCGCTGGCTGCTCGAAAAGCTCAATCTGAACCGCCGCGATGTGGTGCCGATCTACATCGGCGACGACCTCACTGATGAAGACGCGCTGCGCGAGATCGAGCAACAGGGGATCGGCATCCTGGTACGGGACGAGGAAGCGCGCCCCACCCATGCCCGCTACGCCCTGGAAGATACCGCTGAAGTGCGCATCTTTCTGCGCAAGCTCCATGATTTTCTCGAAGAACGCGAAGAAGAGGATGAAGAATAATGAACAGCTGGTCCCTGATCTACGAAGATTTCGATCCGGAACAGGAGAAGCTGCGAGAAGCCCTCTGCACCCTGGGCAACGGGTATTTCTGCACCCGGGGGGCCGCGCCGGAGTCTCAAGACGACGGCGTGCATTACCCCGGCACCTATCTGGCGGGAGGCTACAACCGACTCAACACCGACATTGCCGGCCGGACCATTGAAAACGAAGACCTGGTCAACCTGCCCAACTGGCTGCCGCTGTCCTTTCGTCCGGACGGCGGCGAGTGGCTGGACCTGGACCGGGTTGAAATACTCGATTTCCGTCAACAGCTTCACCTCAGGATCGGTGTCCTGCGCCGCAAAATCCGCTTCAAAGATTCTGAGGGGCGCCTCACCTTTCTCGATCAACGCCGCTTCGTCCACATGGGGCATCGCCACCTGGCGGCCATGGAAACGACCCTGCGGCCGGAAAACTGGTCCGGAACCCTGGAAATCCGCAGCGCACTGGACGGTCGCGTCATCAACAACAACGTCCCCCGCTATCGCGACCTGGCCAGCCGGCATCTGGAGCCGGTCGGAACGGAGCAGATCAACCAGGAAACGATCTATCTCAAATCACGCACCCGCCAGTCGAGGATCGAGATCGCCCTAGCCGCACGAACCCGTTACGAAGTCGGCGGCGAAGCGCAGAAACAGGCGCGCCACCTGGAACGAACCGACGACTATATCAGCCAGCTGATCCGGCTCGACGTAAAACAGGGTCAGCAGATCCGCATTGAGAAAACGGTGAGCCTGTTCACCTCGCGCGATGAAGCGATATCCGAATGCGGACTCGATGCCTGCAAGGCCATTTCGCGCGCACCGGGATTCAATGAACTGCTTGAGGAACATACCATGCGCTGGCAGCACCTCTGGCGTCGTTACGGCATGGATCTCGAAGAGGATGACAGCGAAAAAGGCGCCCGCAACAAGATGATCCTGCGGCTGCATATCTTCCATCTGCTGCAGACCGTCAGCATGCAGACCATCAAGCTCGATGTCGGTGTTCCGTCCCGTGGATGGCACGGCGAAGCCTATCGGGGCCATATTTTCTGGGACGAACTGTTTATCTTTCCCCTGCTTAACCTGCGCACTCCGGAGATTACGCGGACCCTGCTCAACTACCGCTACCGGCGGCTCAACGAAGCACGCGCTGCCGCGCAGGCAGCGGGATACGCCGGCGCCATGTATCCCTGGCAAAGCGGCAGCGATGGTCGCGAAGAGAGCCAGAAGGTTCATCTCAACCCGAAATCGGACAACTGGATCCCCGATAATTCTCGCCTGCAGCGTCATGTCAACTCAGCCATCGCCTGGAATGCCTGGCAGTATTACCAGGCCACCGGAGACCTGGAATTTCTCTGCTTCTACGGCGCGGAGATGATCCTGGAGATCGCCCGCTTCTGGGCCAGCCTCGCCACCTGGAGTGAAGAGCATCAACGCTATGAAATCCTCGGCGTCATGGGGCCCGACGAATACCATGACGCGTACCCCGACAGTGACAAACCGGGACTCGACAACAACGCCTACACTAACGTTATGGCGGTGTGGGTCTTTATCTGCGCCCTTAAAGTGCTCGACACCCTGCCCCGCGATCGGCACCGGGAATTGACCGAAGGTCTCGATCTGCAGGATGAAGAAATCAGAAAATGGGATCATATCAGCCGCAGAATGCGTCTGGTTTTTCACGACGACGGCATTATCAGCCAGTTTGAAGGATACGACCAGCTCGAGGAATTCGACTGGCAGAGCTATCAGGAGAAATACGGCAGGGTCATGCGTCTTGATCGAATTCTCGAAGCGGAGAACGACACGCCCAATCGCTATAAATGCTCCAAGCAGGGCGATGTCCTCATGCTTTTCTATCTCTTCTCCGCCGACGA
Protein-coding sequences here:
- the otsB gene encoding trehalose-phosphatase is translated as MNSNRPIISASQFDAVIFDMDGVVTQTAHVHAAAWKKMFDSYLQQRSERTGEQYEPFSVEADYTRYVDGKPRYDGVRDFLKSRGIELPEGESGDGPEKETICGLGNRKNSFFQEVLEEQGAQRYETTVELIEKLKRAGIKTAIISASKNARKVLKAANAHDLFDARVDGLDAEEMGLPGKPAPDVFVAAAEKLGAAPARSVVVEDSQSGVQAGRAGGFGLVIGVDRSNQREELARYADVVVEDLAEVKVEKNNQSSEKTTDDLPCALDRFNDVTCRLKNRQPAVFLDYDGTLTPIVDRPEDAVITEEMRQTVQDLADYCTVAIVSGRDRRDVEQLAGVKRIHYAGSHGFDIADPEGRTMENRQGEAFLPALDQAEKALHERLDSLEGAQVERKKFAIAVHFRRVPESQHAQVEQAVDEVLAQSKDLRKTGGKMIHELRPDIDWDKGRALRWLLEKLNLNRRDVVPIYIGDDLTDEDALREIEQQGIGILVRDEEARPTHARYALEDTAEVRIFLRKLHDFLEEREEEDEE
- a CDS encoding glycoside hydrolase family 65 protein produces the protein MNSWSLIYEDFDPEQEKLREALCTLGNGYFCTRGAAPESQDDGVHYPGTYLAGGYNRLNTDIAGRTIENEDLVNLPNWLPLSFRPDGGEWLDLDRVEILDFRQQLHLRIGVLRRKIRFKDSEGRLTFLDQRRFVHMGHRHLAAMETTLRPENWSGTLEIRSALDGRVINNNVPRYRDLASRHLEPVGTEQINQETIYLKSRTRQSRIEIALAARTRYEVGGEAQKQARHLERTDDYISQLIRLDVKQGQQIRIEKTVSLFTSRDEAISECGLDACKAISRAPGFNELLEEHTMRWQHLWRRYGMDLEEDDSEKGARNKMILRLHIFHLLQTVSMQTIKLDVGVPSRGWHGEAYRGHIFWDELFIFPLLNLRTPEITRTLLNYRYRRLNEARAAAQAAGYAGAMYPWQSGSDGREESQKVHLNPKSDNWIPDNSRLQRHVNSAIAWNAWQYYQATGDLEFLCFYGAEMILEIARFWASLATWSEEHQRYEILGVMGPDEYHDAYPDSDKPGLDNNAYTNVMAVWVFICALKVLDTLPRDRHRELTEGLDLQDEEIRKWDHISRRMRLVFHDDGIISQFEGYDQLEEFDWQSYQEKYGRVMRLDRILEAENDTPNRYKCSKQGDVLMLFYLFSADELGEIFERLGYPFEYETIPKNIDYYLQRTSHGSTLSQVVHSWVLTRSDRAESWDLYTMALRSDIDDIQGGTTPEGIHLGAMAGTVDLIQRAYTGIETRGEVLRLNPCLPKEIKSLCLRLRYRGQSLDLSITPKKMTLQCHECRVEPIKVAYCEDERRLCGGEKVEFDLK
- a CDS encoding F0F1 ATP synthase subunit gamma — protein: MQTLQDMERKLKSADDLHTVVRTMKSLAAVSIRQYEDATRSLDRYFESVEMGLRAALRTHPLVGNQKEPHKTLIIVFGSDQGMAGRFNEAIVEFVQAARHEMKIKDDRLLTWVIGAKAHGLMEDTIGKVNQFFSLPPSAEGISPKVQQILLLLAEIRKKHGELRLILFHNHPAGGSSYTQHRVNLLPPDQKWLKDLGGRQWVDRQIPLYTLPWEELFGALIGEYLFVAFFRAFASSMAAENAARLASMQRAEKNIEETKEELTRTFHTLRQNTISEELFDVISGFEALSETSEDSR